Proteins encoded by one window of Kribbella italica:
- the hisI gene encoding phosphoribosyl-AMP cyclohydrolase, with amino-acid sequence MSIEELTFDAAGLIPAVVQQYDTREVLMVGWMNAEAVRRTAATGRSTFWSRSRQEYWVKGETSGHRQHVKQILVDCDADTLLVLVDQEGPACHTGTRSCFEHGEIEVKA; translated from the coding sequence GTGAGTATCGAGGAGCTGACCTTCGACGCGGCCGGGCTGATCCCGGCGGTGGTGCAGCAGTACGACACCCGCGAGGTGCTGATGGTCGGCTGGATGAACGCCGAAGCCGTCCGCCGGACCGCCGCGACCGGGCGGAGCACGTTCTGGTCGCGCAGCCGTCAGGAGTACTGGGTGAAAGGCGAGACCAGCGGCCACCGCCAGCACGTGAAGCAGATCCTCGTCGACTGCGACGCCGACACCCTGCTCGTGCTCGTCGACCAGGAAGGCCCCGCGTGCCACACCGGCACCCGCAGCTGCTTCGAGCACGGCGAGATCGAGGTGAAGGCGTGA
- a CDS encoding GNAT family N-acetyltransferase has translation MTIERETPAVGGLELVAARLAEWQVDGSAVQLHPGDLGWFWRYGAERTAAAVRTWARDGELLAVGMLDEPDLLRVAIAPGALEDEELARRIAADVADPAAGVLVEGKVYLETPNDCRVRDLLFAEGWELDDPWQPLERDLTDEVEDSGLAVELVTAETAGVRVGIQRASFDGSTFSDERWQAMADGTPYARARCLIGRDANGEAVAAITVWSAGKGRPGLIEPLGVHRNHRGHGYGRAMTLAGTAALRELGASRAQVLTPCFNAGAIATYRSAGFGLLPQRRDQYRKV, from the coding sequence ATGACTATCGAGCGGGAGACTCCGGCGGTGGGTGGGCTGGAGCTGGTGGCGGCGCGGTTGGCCGAGTGGCAGGTGGACGGTTCGGCGGTGCAGTTGCATCCGGGGGATCTGGGGTGGTTCTGGCGGTACGGCGCCGAGCGGACGGCCGCCGCGGTGCGGACCTGGGCCCGGGACGGCGAGCTGCTGGCGGTGGGGATGCTGGACGAGCCGGATCTGCTGCGGGTGGCGATTGCTCCTGGTGCGCTGGAGGACGAGGAGCTGGCGCGGCGGATCGCCGCGGATGTGGCTGACCCGGCGGCCGGCGTACTGGTGGAGGGGAAGGTCTACCTGGAGACCCCGAACGACTGCCGGGTGCGGGATCTGCTGTTCGCGGAGGGGTGGGAGCTGGATGACCCGTGGCAGCCGCTCGAGCGGGATCTGACCGACGAGGTCGAGGACTCGGGGCTGGCGGTCGAGCTCGTGACGGCGGAGACGGCGGGGGTGCGGGTGGGGATTCAGCGGGCTTCGTTCGACGGGTCGACGTTCAGTGACGAGCGGTGGCAGGCGATGGCGGACGGTACGCCGTACGCGCGAGCGCGGTGCTTGATCGGGCGGGACGCGAACGGCGAGGCGGTGGCGGCGATCACGGTGTGGTCGGCGGGCAAGGGACGGCCTGGGTTGATCGAGCCGCTCGGCGTGCATCGGAACCATCGCGGACATGGGTACGGGCGCGCGATGACGCTGGCCGGTACGGCGGCGCTGCGGGAGCTCGGGGCGTCGCGCGCGCAGGTGCTGACGCCGTGCTTCAACGCGGGAGCGATCGCCACGTACCGCAGCGCGGGGTTCGGGCTGCTGCCGCAGCGCCGGGACCAGTACCGCAAGGTTTAG
- a CDS encoding dipeptidase, producing MTTSVARVQTLLQDHPLIDGHNDLPIAFYELCNYDLDAHDLSVSVPKLNTDLPRLRLGQVAAQFWSLWVPQDDDAVRRTFEQLDFVRRLVERFPESMALTPTADEVEAAFKERRIASLMGMEGGHSIGESLGVLRVMRALGVRYMTLTHNNNVSWADSATDEPVLGGMNEFGEQVVAEMNRIGMLVDLSHVSADTMRHALRVTTAPVIFSHSSARAVCDVPRNVPDDVLTTLAGNDGVCMVTFVPYFVSQAFVDWVAEARELADSMDLDPLKPADQKKIAAAHPKPAPKATLQDVVAHVEHVREVAGVDHIGLGGDYDGCPQFPVGLPDVASYPSLFYALADRGWSDEDLAKLAGGNILRVLRAADEVSAG from the coding sequence ATGACGACGAGTGTGGCGCGGGTGCAGACGCTGTTGCAGGACCATCCGCTGATCGACGGGCACAACGACCTGCCGATCGCGTTCTACGAGTTGTGCAACTACGACCTGGACGCGCACGACCTCAGCGTCTCGGTGCCGAAGCTCAACACCGACCTGCCGCGGCTGCGGCTCGGGCAGGTCGCCGCGCAGTTCTGGTCGCTGTGGGTGCCGCAGGACGACGACGCCGTACGGCGGACGTTCGAGCAGCTCGACTTCGTGCGCCGGCTGGTCGAGCGGTTCCCCGAGTCGATGGCGCTGACGCCGACCGCGGACGAGGTCGAGGCCGCGTTCAAGGAGCGCCGGATCGCGTCGCTGATGGGCATGGAGGGCGGGCACTCGATCGGTGAGTCGCTCGGCGTCCTGCGGGTGATGCGCGCGCTCGGCGTGCGGTACATGACGCTGACGCACAACAACAACGTCTCCTGGGCCGACTCGGCCACCGACGAGCCGGTGCTCGGCGGGATGAACGAGTTCGGCGAGCAGGTCGTCGCCGAGATGAACCGGATCGGCATGCTGGTCGACCTGTCGCACGTGTCGGCCGACACGATGCGGCACGCGCTGCGCGTCACGACCGCGCCGGTGATCTTCAGCCACTCGTCGGCGCGCGCGGTCTGCGACGTCCCGCGCAACGTGCCCGACGACGTGCTGACCACACTGGCCGGGAACGACGGCGTCTGCATGGTCACCTTCGTGCCGTACTTCGTCTCGCAGGCCTTCGTCGACTGGGTCGCCGAAGCGCGCGAGCTGGCCGATTCGATGGACCTGGACCCGCTGAAGCCGGCGGACCAGAAGAAGATCGCGGCCGCGCATCCGAAGCCGGCTCCGAAGGCGACGCTGCAGGACGTGGTCGCCCACGTCGAGCACGTGCGCGAGGTGGCGGGGGTCGACCACATCGGTCTGGGTGGTGACTACGACGGTTGCCCGCAGTTCCCGGTGGGGCTGCCGGACGTCGCGTCGTACCCGTCGCTGTTCTACGCCCTGGCCGACCGCGGCTGGTCGGACGAGGACCTGGCCAAGCTTGCCGGAGGCAACATTCTGCGGGTGCTGCGGGCTGCTGACGAGGTGTCGGCGGGCTGA
- a CDS encoding Fe-S cluster assembly protein HesB — MLTLTENATLVIKSITGVDGAPEGAGVRISQENPTDPALAVTTTEAPKPGDQVVEESGARVFLEQNAANTLDDKILDAAVDDKGGVEFLLVPQPGPGQNGAVPTP; from the coding sequence GTGCTGACCTTGACGGAGAACGCGACTCTGGTCATCAAGTCCATCACCGGCGTCGACGGCGCGCCGGAGGGTGCCGGCGTGCGGATCTCCCAGGAGAACCCGACCGATCCCGCCCTGGCGGTGACCACGACCGAGGCTCCGAAGCCGGGGGACCAGGTGGTCGAGGAGAGCGGGGCACGGGTGTTCCTGGAGCAGAACGCGGCGAACACGCTGGACGACAAGATCCTGGACGCAGCTGTGGACGACAAGGGTGGCGTGGAGTTCCTGCTGGTCCCGCAGCCGGGTCCCGGGCAGAACGGCGCCGTACCGACGCCGTAA